A region from the Lolium perenne isolate Kyuss_39 chromosome 4, Kyuss_2.0, whole genome shotgun sequence genome encodes:
- the LOC139838846 gene encoding uncharacterized protein: MEQLARAPTPRSRVYYLTAEEMHFKITVTLHASRVERWIRAVKRDFLDATPIKCVGLDCEFTNPREGRYNQRAIVLQPSVATENLVLQICWADEVPQLLKDFLQDRTI, from the coding sequence ATGGAGCAGCTCGCGCGCGCCCCGACTCCTCGATCTCGGGTGTACTACCTCACGGCCGAAGAAATGCACTTCAAGATCACGGTCACTCTCCATGCATCAAGGGTGGAGAGGTGGATCCGCGCCGTCAAGAGGGATTTTCTCGACGCCACACCAATCAAGTGTGTGGGCTTAGACTGCGAGTTCACCAACCCtcgtgagggtagatataatcagCGCGCCATCGTCCTTCAACCCTCGGTGGCGACCGAGAATTTGGTCTTGCAAATTTGTTGGGCTGATGAAGTGCCACAACTTCTCAAGGATTTCTTGCAAGACAGGACCATATGA